The following are encoded in a window of ANME-2 cluster archaeon genomic DNA:
- a CDS encoding heavy-metal-associated domain-containing protein, with the protein MKEDTIQIEGMMCGHCQMNVTKALSTTEGVVGVEVSLDPAQAKVNYDPERITIEGLKGVINEAGYKA; encoded by the coding sequence TTGAAAGAAGATACAATACAGATCGAAGGAATGATGTGCGGCCACTGCCAGATGAATGTAACAAAAGCACTATCCACTACTGAGGGGGTTGTTGGGGTAGAGGTTTCCCTTGACCCTGCACAGGCAAAAGTTAATTATGACCCTGAAAGAATTACTATTGAGGGACTTAAAGGGGTTATTAACGAAGCTGGCTATAAAGCCTAA